GACCGCCTTCATGCCGATTTGCACACCTGTTCGAAGGCGTCGAGAAACCCGACAAATTGTGCCTCGGACAATGCCCCCATATTGGCCACGCGGAAAATCTTGTTCTCTAGGTTGCCTTGACCGGCATAAATGACATAGCCCTGCTGCTTCAGCCGATCATGCAACGCGTCGTAAGCAACGCCATCCGGCAGGTGATAGGCCGTGATGGTATTCGATTGCCGGTCCGTGGGGAGCAGGGCCTTCACACCGAGCTTGGCCATTCGTTCACGGATTAGGGTTGCCGTCTTCTTGTACCGTTGGATGCGATTGGTCACGCCTTCTTCGAGGAGTTCGTTGAGTGCTTCGTCGAAGGCATAGTAGACCTGCACCGCGGGCGTGAAGGGAATCGTGCCTCGCCCCTCGTTGTTGATGTAATGGGTCAGATGGAGATACCACGAGCGCTTCGGGTACGAGCGCATTTTTTCGACGAACCCCTTCCGCACCAGCACGAACGAGACGCCTGGAAACCCCTGAATACACTTTCCTGCCGTCCCCACGACCATATAGATGTGCGACCGTGCGATGTCGATTGTCTCGCCCGCCAACGCACTGACGGCATCGAGCACAAACACCCGATTCTGATTATCGACGACCTCGGCAATCTCGTGGACAGGATTGAGGAGGCCGGTGGTGGTCTCATGGTGCACCATGCCGACGGCGTGCACTTCCTGATGCTGACGCAGGGAAAGCAGTAATTTTTCCGGATCGGGCCGAGCCGTCCATTCATACTTCAATTCGTTCACCCCCAGGCGATGGAGGCCCACGATTTGGGACATCCGTTCACCATAGACGCCGTTGTTGAGGATGAGCATACGGCGGCCGTGAGGAAGCGACGACATCAAGGCGGCTTCGACGGCAGCCGTCCCTGATCCGGTCATCACGACGGCGACATAGTCCGATTCAGCTTCGGGGACAAAGGCTTTGAGCAGTTTGGCTTGGATGCGGTGAAGCAGTTCGTAGAATTCATCCTCTCGATGACAGATGTCAGGTTTCAGCAGTGCCTGCCGTACCCGTTCGGACACGTTCACTGGCCCGGGATTCAGAAGAACCACGCTTCTCTCCGTTATTCGTCAACCGTGAATCGTTAATCGGAAAAGTACGGATTGTTCTTCCCGCACCAACTAGCGATTCACGAATAACGTTTCACGAGTCACGTCAGTCGATCGCTTTCATGAACCGGCGAGTGATGTCCGGCGGATCGTGCAGAACACGGCCGGCATCTTCCACAAATTCGTTCACCTTGATGAGCAACATGCTTGGCCCATCCTTCTTCAGCATCTCCTTGAACTCGTAGACGAGATCATCGCGATCAAGTACCCGTTCCACATTCGCGTAGCCTGCGGCCTTCGCCACTTTCTCCAGCGGGACCACGTTGGAGATTGTGGGCTGGTTCCCGGTCGTTCCGTACACTTCGTTGTCGAATACGACGTGGATGAAGTTTTTCGGTTTCAACGCGCCGACCGTTGCGAGAGTGCCCATTCCCATTAAGACATTCCCATCGCCATCGAAGGTAATCACCTGTTTATTCGGCTTTGCGAGTGCGACACCGAGTGCGATCGCCGGGGCATTTCCCATGGAGCCGATCATGTAGAAATGAGTGGACCGATCCGCAATCTTGTGCGCCTCGCGCGAGGGAAACCCGTTGCAGATAATGACGGGCTGATCGGTCAGCAGCTCCAGTAAGGCCGCCATAGCCTGCGCTCGGCTGATCAATGTGCCTTGCTCGGGTCTCATCTCACCACCTCTTCCCACCTTACGCGCCAACCGTGAATCGCTGACGCTGGCGGCCGCTTATGCCGTTCGATCAGCGACCGACCAGTGATGCATGACCCGCCCACGTTCACGGATGCAACCCCTTCACGACGCCCTTCGTGATGAGCAACGCGACCGGAATCTGGTGCTGCATGAACGTCTGAGCCACCCACCTGAAATCGGCGACGGCCGTTTTTTCGGTCAAGGTACGGTGCAGAATTTTGACTGTATCGAGCAATTGAGGCATCACTTCTCCCATCACCAGATGTTCTGGAGCGTCCTTTCCCCCTTGACCCCGCCATGAAACAATCAGGATGCAGGGTTGC
This genomic window from Nitrospira sp. contains:
- a CDS encoding aminotransferase class V-fold PLP-dependent enzyme; the protein is MVLLNPGPVNVSERVRQALLKPDICHREDEFYELLHRIQAKLLKAFVPEAESDYVAVVMTGSGTAAVEAALMSSLPHGRRMLILNNGVYGERMSQIVGLHRLGVNELKYEWTARPDPEKLLLSLRQHQEVHAVGMVHHETTTGLLNPVHEIAEVVDNQNRVFVLDAVSALAGETIDIARSHIYMVVGTAGKCIQGFPGVSFVLVRKGFVEKMRSYPKRSWYLHLTHYINNEGRGTIPFTPAVQVYYAFDEALNELLEEGVTNRIQRYKKTATLIRERMAKLGVKALLPTDRQSNTITAYHLPDGVAYDALHDRLKQQGYVIYAGQGNLENKIFRVANMGALSEAQFVGFLDAFEQVCKSA
- a CDS encoding thiamine pyrophosphate-dependent enzyme — translated: MRPEQGTLISRAQAMAALLELLTDQPVIICNGFPSREAHKIADRSTHFYMIGSMGNAPAIALGVALAKPNKQVITFDGDGNVLMGMGTLATVGALKPKNFIHVVFDNEVYGTTGNQPTISNVVPLEKVAKAAGYANVERVLDRDDLVYEFKEMLKKDGPSMLLIKVNEFVEDAGRVLHDPPDITRRFMKAID